The Pseudopipra pipra isolate bDixPip1 chromosome 8, bDixPip1.hap1, whole genome shotgun sequence sequence TCAAGCaactttgtttcttcttttgccTTGTTTGGGGAGGTTTAATGTTAATGTGAACATGAAAAGGTGCATTGGAACCCTATTTAAGTCCTTGTGTACTGTTCCTGTATTATTGcttaatttaaatttactcTGGTCTTTAATCATGTTTGAGGGGCTTTTTTGTCCTGTGAGTTTATGTTAAAATGCTATCAGCAGAGTGATCCAATAGTTTCTCTTTTTCAGGGCACATTTTGACAGCTCAGAGCCTTCAGCCTCTTGAGTTTTGAGATTATTTGGGTTCTGttgattttgttctttattttatgaCCTCCAGTTAATTCTCTTACAGAAGTTTTCTTCTCTATCTACCTTTTAGTGCCTAAAACAGAGACTTGGAGGGGAGGTAATAGTCTGATATTACTAACTCCATGGAATGGCAGCTTTATATtggaaatgcttctttttttttttgtttccttatttaTACTGTACTAGTTTTGTTACTCATGATCTCTTTGTCAACTGATTATTTTCTAGAGGCCCTTTCAGGAATGCCCTCAGGGATAGAGAGAATACCATTTAAATTGGCCAGGTTGTGTTGTAACCCTTAGTTTATACCATTTAGTATTATCTCATGtcatcttttattttgtgtattgACCATATGTTTGTTTTCCCAGGTGTTTATGTGTGGGATGTTGAAGGTAGAAAGTATTTTGACTTTCTGAGTGCTTACAGTGCAGTTAATCAAGGTCACTGTCACCCAAAAATCGTGGATGCTCTGAAAGCTCAGTCTGAAAAACTAACCCTGACATCCAGGGCGTTCTACAACGATGTACTTGGTGAATATGAGGAGCTCATCACCAAAATGTTCAATTACAACAAAGTTCTTCCAATGAACACAGGTGAAGAAAtgatttcatttccattttatttcttgtctGTGAGATTCAGCAGCTGTGTAGCATTTGGTACTGCATTGATGGCCTCCCTCATGTACAGGAGTGATCATGGTGCTGCTTTGTGTTTCAGGGGTGGAAGCTGGAGAAACTGCCTGTAAACTGGCTCGGAAATGGGCATATACTGTGAAAGGAGTCCCAAAATACAaagctaaaattatttttgcaggtATGTAAAGTGTTCAAAGCTGATCAACCTCCTTAAAACTCTGTGTTTGAGTTGAGGCATTGAGGAGGAAGAGAGCTCTGGACACTGGATTGTTGAGAGGCAGCCTGAAGTCACGTGGAAAGTACACTCAGTCCTCCACGCTCTTTTAACCACTTGAAGCTTAGTATCTTTTTATTCTTAACTGCTTGTCTTTTATATAACTTTTTTGTGAAATCACTCCTCAAATTGCTGCCATGCCTCTCATAGGTTGCACAGTAGGGTTAAACCTGCTTCCCTCTTAGGCTTCACCCTACCAGTGGTTTTCTTTGCATCCTTGAAGTCTTCCAGAGATTGACATTAACCCAGTAAAGCCATACTGGAGTCTCGATCATATAATGAAAGTAAAAGCAGTATTGCTGAAGTAAATATTGGGCCCTGATTCTCTGTTGAAATAGTTCCTCCCTTtacctgcctgctctgcttggCTCCATAAGAGGGAGAAGTTACCTGCCCCTGAAGAGACTGTCGTGCTtagctaaataaaaaaatggaaaaaaccccatatatAATAAGAAAatctgatatatatatatatatatatatatatatatattgttctTTGGTTATAGATAAAATATTCTCGTCAGTGCTAATGTTGTTCAatgattctgtattttattaaacCTTTCAGAACAAAACTTACTACTTAAATATTGACCTTTTTCCCTGAGGTTGCTACAGCTGCAAATAGTAGTTTTAACTTCTGGTACATATAGTACTTGAACCATAAGTGCCATTAGGCAGCATTTGTAAATTACAATTCATAGTTGAATATTGCATTATGTTTTTTGGGACTgaatagagatttttttaaaatttcttctggGAGTTCTTTGAACAAATgtacttctctgtccttttcttctatatatattttattttgctcttcaTATGTAAGTGGGTTTTTCTGGGCCTTTGAAATGCACAGAGTGTATTTTCTGATTTAGGCTTAGTGGCAGCTTTATTTTTAGGACTTAAATTAGGAATGGTGTTCATTTTCCCCGCTATATTTAATAAGTAATATTTACATAAAAGCTGAACATCTTCCTTAAAAAGATGTTATCTGacttattttcaatttttcagaCTACTAACAAAAtttaaggaaattattttgaataaacTTGCCAGGTCTTAgagtataattttattttgttttttgatATATTCTTTTGATATAGCAACACGGTATATTTATGACATCAATACAAAATGCTAACAATTAGAAGAAGGATGATAATATGCTGATGTTAGGTAACTTAAAATGCAGTAACAAATGTGTCCTTTAAACTGTTCTGGGTCTTGGTCAGTTTTGTAACAAtccccctctctttttttttcagctggcaACTTCTGGGGCAGAACAATGTCTGCCATCTCCAGCTCTACTGACCCATCCAGCTATGATGGATTTGGGCCCTTCATGCCAGGTTTTGAAGTGATCCCATACAATGACCTCCCAGCTCTTGAGGTATTTGACAATTTTATCATTTTACAATGTCTGTTTGGTAAATAATAAAGCAAATCAGAAGCTTATCCCTTTGACACTAAGATACGTGTGTCTAgatttatttaagaaatataTATGTTATTGATGTGCATAGGAAATGTGTGTAAATTctgctttggttttgattttcagttttactttaggatgtaaaagaaaaaccacatgGTCTGTTTCCTCTCACATCTCACTAAGATGTTCAAGGTACAAATGAAGAACAACAGATAAACCATAATGGAATTCAGATCAGTAGCTTACATTCCAAAAGTCAGGACTTGATTTCTGAAACTAATACCTTTAACTACTTTTCTCAGAAATGCTGTGCATTCTTCAATGACTAGATAACTGAAAGAGAAtgggtttagattggatattttgaaggaattcttggctgtgagggtggggaggccctggcacaggttgcccagagaagctgtggctgccccatccctggaagtgtccaaggccaggttggacagggcttggagcaacctgggctagtggaaggtgtccgtGCCCATGGCTGGgaagttggaactagatgggcTTTAAATGCCCTTcccatccaaaccattctgtgcttGTGTGACTGGAATTCACACAGTTGCAAATAAGTATTTCCTTTTCACAGCATCCTTAAAACCATGCTAGGCTGGTGTTTCACTTAAGCTGCTGAAATGCCAGGGATTCTGCATTTCCCTGGGTTTCCTGAGTTTTGTCCTGTCAAACTGTTGGAGAAGGTTGACCTTGATTTGTCTAATATTTTCCACCTTCATAATGTGGGTTTATATATTAAAGGGTATATTGGGCTTGGTGGCAGCCACGGGGTGCTGGAACTGGGACCTGGGAGGCAAGAGGGTTCCAGCCAAATACAGATAGTCCTGAAGGGCTTGGAATGTTGGCATTGCCACTtttgtcatagaatcacagactgttTTGGATTcgaagggatcttaaagatggTCTTTTTCCAATCTGTTACCTGGGTACATCATCTCCGTGAGCAAAAAAGTTTTGTTGGTTCTGCTTCATACAAGGGGGTGGGCTGTGGAGATTGGAGGGATTGTAGGACAGAGTTGATTGTCTCCTTAGAGTTTGGTTAGGATGAAAACAAAGGTCTCTCAGTGTTTTAGTTGCAGTGTGGAAAAGCTTGCTCAGGTTTGAACCTACATCAGGGTGCCCATTGTGAAAGGCCTGTAAGTGTTTAATGGCTTCATTAGAGCTGAATCCATTCTGTTTATGGGGCCATCCTGAGAAAAGCTGTAGTAAATTCATGCTGGGAATCATCACATGTCTTGTGTCTCGTGGACTTCTAAACCTTTTTGAACTTGATAGTGCAAGAATGTACCTGTGGACTTTGCTCTAAGGTAAAATTGTTCTGGAGAGGCTCCATTCTTTTTTGTTTGAGGGGAGAGTTGAGCAATTGTTTGTCTTGTATGGGGTCATGCAAAACTGAGGGTATTTCTGAGGTAATTTATGGACTGATCTGATAATCTGCTTATCTGAGTCTGCAATTTTTAAGGTTTGTACCTTCCCAAGTGAGCACAGCAGCTCATTTTACAAGGCAAATAGTGACATTGTGTTGGAACTGAAATGGCACTCAGGGATAACTGCTTGACATAAATGCCATTATCGTGCCTTAAGGAAAAACACTGGGGCTAGGATTAGGTTCTGCTACATGTATTTTCCAAATTTGACCTGAGtaaaggctttttctttttgtctttcccaCCCATATGTCCATTTTTACAGCGGGCCCTTCAAGATCCCAACGTGGCAGCTTTCATGGTTGAACCAATTCAAGGGGAAGCAGGTGTGGTTGTTCCTGACAAGGGTTATCTCACGGGAGTGAGGGACCTCTGCACAAAACACAATGTAAGGAATTCACTGTAATAACGTGGTTTAAACATTACTATGTTTACTGCTGTATCTTGTAAGGTCATCCTTATATACTAGGTGTAGGACTTCATATATGATTTAATAATCtccttttatttcagtggaaTAGGGCAGGGATATTTCTTGTATTTCCTGCTAATACCTTACCAGAAAGTACTTCTTAGCAATGCACATTTTTCACTATTTCTTACCACTGTCACTGGTTTAAGTTACTGATGAATGTTCTTgaactgcatttattttaaattaatttagcttttaatttctttctcacaTTCTAAGTTTCTTGGGACCAAAGCAAATTACTGCAGTAATTAATAATTACCATGGCTATTAGGGGCCCTTGTTGGTGGAGTGCATAAGTGCCAAGAATTTGTAACAGTAGTGGGTAACAGAgtgaaacactgaagaaaatggTTATCAGTGATCTCtgatttaaaaatcagtggTCTCTATTCCAACAGAATTCAGTCTTAACTTGCAAGTGCTAGTCATAATTCAGAGGAAGGTATTGACATATTATTAATAAAGTTGTCTTTATTATTGTTGTGATACCTCAAAAAAAGAGAGCTGTATTGTTTGAATTGAGTTAGGGATGGGAGTGAAACTCATTGTCTGATCTCTGCTCTTTTTGTCTCTCTCAAGGTTCTGTTTATTGCTGATGAAATACAGACTGGTTTAGCCAGAACAGGGAAAATGCTGGCTGTTGACCACGAAAATGTGAGACCTGATATAATTCTTCTTGGAAAGGCCCTTTCTGGTGGCTTATATCCTGTGAGTAACAAAGAAATACCAATAATCTGAAATAATATCAAATTATTCAAACATTTGTtgaataatgatttttttagtCATTAACACTGAAAATCTACCAGTTGGAAGAACAATAACTCTGATGTTTGTTGTGCTTGGAATTTGTTGTTCACAAGATTAGCTATGATTTATGACCAGACAGCCCAACCTGTGAGAGATACATAATAAAACAGTGGAATACCTAATACTACCTTTTTAGCTGAAATGGCTGTTTTTCTGTCAGGAAAATAAGTGTCCAGTAGTCAGCTTTTCATTACGGAATTTCTGGTTAGTCTTTTTTACTCTCTCTGGAGAGTGAGTTTATCACAGTCTTGCTGTGATTAGTTTCTAGATGAATTCTGTAGAGGATAAAATACTAATATATGTTAAAACACACATTATGGAGCTGTTTTGGAACAACTGGCATGATTTCATGTGTTTGGCATGTCTGCATGACTGATTTTATCCTCTTGGAGTGACTTAAATTCCTGCTGATTAGGCTGGAAACTACAACATGCCTTGAACTATTTTGGCTGATTGAAGGTATTTCTGAGTTGTTAAACCAAGTGTTGAAGCTTAAGGTCTTGAAATAATATTCAGTTTGGAGAAATGCCTCTCTGCTGTAGTTGGGAGTTACATGTTACCACTATATCTAAGTGTATTTAAGGGATTAATTAGGGGATTGCCAGATCTTCTCTTCTGTATACAGAACTGGGAAtgtaaatgtaatttattaCCATAGGCTAAAAATTTCCCGAGCCCTGAGGTAAAGTTTGCTTCAGAGATATTAAAGTTTACTGTTTTAAATATGTCTGTAAGTCAATTTGCTGACCTCCCCATTTTAGGTCTCAGCTGTACTGTGTGATG is a genomic window containing:
- the OAT gene encoding ornithine aminotransferase, mitochondrial, whose protein sequence is MFSKLSRPQSVAVLSRGLHASLSSAASVAPKKTVQRPISSESIYEREAKYGAHNYHPLPVALERGKGVYVWDVEGRKYFDFLSAYSAVNQGHCHPKIVDALKAQSEKLTLTSRAFYNDVLGEYEELITKMFNYNKVLPMNTGVEAGETACKLARKWAYTVKGVPKYKAKIIFAAGNFWGRTMSAISSSTDPSSYDGFGPFMPGFEVIPYNDLPALERALQDPNVAAFMVEPIQGEAGVVVPDKGYLTGVRDLCTKHNVLFIADEIQTGLARTGKMLAVDHENVRPDIILLGKALSGGLYPVSAVLCDDEIMLTIKPGEHGSTYGGNPLACRVAMAALEVIEDENLAKNAEIMGNLLRNELMKTPSNIVTAVRGKGLLNAIVIRETKDYDAWKVCLRLRDNGLLAKPTHGDIIRLAPPLVIKEDEIRECIEIIHKTILSF